In one window of Fibrobacter sp. UWH6 DNA:
- a CDS encoding aldo/keto reductase: protein MVLDEVFKLSNGARIPKVALGTWQTPNDVAADAVVAAIDAGYKHIDTAVVYGNEAGVGAGLKAALEKTGIHRESIFLTTKVPAEVKSYKGAEQSIQESYERLATPHIDMMLIHWPKPWIEMKDPNAPSYNAENLEVWRAMEAAYDVGKIRCLGVSNFSIDDIKNIQDNCKVQPVVNQIRVHIGHVPLELIEYCRYNGIRVEAYSPNATGRLMNVPAVCEMAKKYGVSVPQLANRFCLQLNLVTLPKSTHAERIRENGALDFEISAADMEQLLEMPEI, encoded by the coding sequence ATGGTTTTAGATGAAGTTTTCAAACTGAGCAATGGTGCCCGTATTCCGAAAGTTGCCCTTGGCACTTGGCAAACCCCGAACGATGTTGCAGCCGACGCTGTTGTGGCCGCCATCGATGCAGGTTATAAGCATATCGATACCGCCGTTGTTTATGGTAACGAGGCTGGGGTTGGCGCCGGATTGAAGGCTGCCCTCGAAAAGACGGGAATCCACCGCGAAAGTATTTTCTTGACCACAAAGGTGCCCGCCGAAGTCAAGAGCTACAAGGGGGCGGAACAGTCTATTCAAGAAAGCTATGAACGTTTGGCTACGCCCCATATCGACATGATGCTGATCCATTGGCCCAAACCCTGGATCGAAATGAAGGACCCGAATGCGCCTTCTTACAATGCCGAGAATCTGGAAGTGTGGCGCGCCATGGAAGCCGCCTACGACGTGGGCAAAATCCGCTGCCTCGGTGTTTCTAACTTCAGCATTGACGATATCAAGAACATCCAGGATAACTGCAAGGTCCAGCCGGTGGTGAACCAGATTCGCGTTCACATTGGCCATGTGCCTCTGGAACTGATCGAGTATTGCCGCTACAACGGAATCCGCGTGGAGGCTTATTCGCCCAATGCGACGGGCCGCCTGATGAACGTTCCTGCGGTGTGCGAGATGGCCAAGAAGTATGGCGTGTCTGTGCCCCAGCTGGCAAACCGTTTCTGCCTGCAGTTGAACCTGGTGACGCTTCCCAAGTCTACCCACGCCGAACGCATCCGCGAAAACGGCGCCCTGGACTTTGAAATCAGTGCCGCCGATATGGAACAGCTGCTGGAAATGCCTGAAATTTAA
- a CDS encoding HIRAN domain-containing protein, translating into MDFCFKEWHAEYAIMVKDSQGNKLGYVPRKNNVVVANLMDAGKMVYASVHENRWYAMTPDVTIDLYMED; encoded by the coding sequence ATTGATTTTTGCTTCAAAGAATGGCATGCTGAGTATGCTATCATGGTCAAGGATTCTCAAGGGAATAAGCTTGGTTATGTTCCCCGGAAAAATAATGTTGTGGTGGCCAATTTGATGGATGCGGGAAAGATGGTTTATGCGTCTGTTCATGAAAATCGTTGGTACGCCATGACTCCGGATGTAACTATTGATTTGTATATGGAAGATTAG
- a CDS encoding pitrilysin family protein: MKFSFKNFAVCAALACCVSSAFAEVNLAVHKEVLPNGLTVLLHPNKQAPTVSCRLFYVTGSVHEVPGKSGLAHLLEHELFKGTKKVGITDSIADVRFMELQDSLQALIRPAKNAGDTATVRKLTAEHDSIVNEHRKIFVKDELWGAYQAAGGTGLNAFTTDLMTAYIVTLPKNKIELFMWLEADRMQNAVLREFYSERDVVREERRMRYDDKPTGRYYESLNSLIYEAFPYRVPTIGWPSDIANLTREMADEHYRKYYKPRNAILVLAGDLDTTSTMEMVKKYFADIPAGEAFPPLTIRDPEQAGEKRLTVKRPDAPNLFTLVFKTPEVGDPILYPLDIAEGVLNGRSGKLYKRLVEQEKLAVNAGASNSPNKYVSEFSVTVNMRPDADPAKVEAIVWEELEKLKTETVSEREFQKVKNRAYAGLVRSLTDMENVATNLAWYEMFGDYRMYLTWADELNKVSAASVQEAAQKTFVRDHSVAGLLLKEKPVAAKPAETAVKTAEPTAVKTAEPAAKAAKKSDKK, encoded by the coding sequence ATGAAGTTTTCGTTCAAGAATTTTGCCGTGTGCGCAGCCTTGGCTTGCTGCGTGTCCAGTGCTTTTGCCGAAGTGAATCTTGCCGTGCATAAGGAAGTTTTGCCTAACGGTCTGACGGTTCTTTTGCACCCCAATAAGCAGGCTCCTACGGTGAGCTGCCGCCTGTTCTATGTGACGGGTTCTGTCCACGAGGTTCCGGGAAAGTCTGGCCTGGCTCACCTGCTGGAACATGAACTGTTCAAGGGAACCAAAAAGGTAGGCATTACGGATAGCATCGCCGATGTCCGCTTTATGGAACTGCAGGATAGTCTGCAGGCCTTGATTCGTCCGGCAAAGAATGCAGGTGATACGGCCACGGTCCGCAAGTTGACTGCGGAGCACGATTCCATTGTGAACGAACACCGCAAGATTTTTGTGAAGGATGAATTGTGGGGCGCTTACCAGGCCGCCGGCGGTACTGGGCTGAACGCCTTTACCACGGACTTGATGACGGCTTACATTGTGACCTTGCCCAAGAACAAGATCGAACTGTTCATGTGGCTGGAAGCCGACCGTATGCAGAATGCGGTGCTCCGTGAATTCTATTCCGAACGTGATGTGGTCCGCGAAGAACGCCGCATGCGTTACGACGACAAGCCCACGGGCCGCTACTACGAAAGTCTGAATTCCCTGATTTACGAGGCCTTCCCCTATCGCGTGCCTACCATTGGCTGGCCCAGTGATATTGCCAACCTGACCCGCGAAATGGCCGACGAACATTACCGCAAGTATTACAAGCCCCGCAATGCCATCTTGGTGTTGGCTGGCGACCTGGATACCACCTCTACCATGGAAATGGTGAAGAAGTATTTTGCGGATATTCCTGCCGGCGAAGCTTTTCCGCCTTTGACCATCCGCGATCCGGAACAGGCTGGCGAAAAGCGCCTGACGGTAAAGCGCCCCGATGCTCCCAACTTGTTTACTCTGGTGTTCAAGACTCCCGAAGTGGGCGACCCGATTCTTTACCCTCTGGATATTGCCGAGGGCGTGCTGAATGGTCGCAGCGGCAAACTTTACAAGCGTCTGGTGGAACAGGAAAAGCTGGCGGTGAATGCTGGCGCAAGCAACAGCCCCAACAAGTATGTGTCTGAATTCAGCGTCACCGTGAACATGCGCCCCGATGCCGACCCCGCCAAGGTGGAAGCTATCGTTTGGGAAGAACTGGAAAAACTGAAGACTGAAACGGTTAGCGAACGTGAATTCCAGAAGGTGAAGAACCGTGCCTACGCTGGCCTGGTCCGTAGCCTTACCGACATGGAAAACGTGGCAACCAATCTGGCCTGGTATGAAATGTTCGGCGACTATCGCATGTACCTCACCTGGGCCGACGAACTGAACAAGGTTAGCGCCGCCTCTGTGCAGGAAGCCGCCCAGAAGACCTTCGTCCGCGATCACAGCGTTGCAGGCCTGCTGCTGAAAGAAAAGCCTGTGGCTGCAAAGCCAGCAGAAACGGCTGTGAAAACTGCAGAACCCACTGCTGTAAAAACGGCGGAACCTGCAGCAAAGGCTGCAAAAAAATCTGACAAAAAATAA
- a CDS encoding class I tRNA ligase family protein, translating to MALAQIKKAVINRETLDAEKKNAMAILSYVLKNVLDLLHPVMPFITEELNSILFQGSEMVISRPWPTADESLINKDIEVAFDQAFAVVEAVRGVRGRYSVSPATKLKAVVSVDDAATEASVNACLAIITELGGIESITVGVKAAKPKFSASAVVPGGELFIPLEGILDPAAEIARLEKEIEKAKSFAASIERKLSNEKFVSGAPEAVVNAERVKLATQQDIIAKNQKALEELK from the coding sequence TTGGCGCTTGCGCAAATCAAGAAGGCTGTGATCAACCGTGAAACTTTGGACGCCGAAAAGAAGAACGCTATGGCAATCCTCAGCTACGTGCTGAAGAATGTTCTTGACCTTCTCCACCCGGTAATGCCCTTCATCACTGAAGAACTGAACAGCATCCTGTTCCAGGGTTCCGAAATGGTGATCAGCCGCCCCTGGCCCACCGCTGATGAATCTCTCATCAACAAGGACATCGAAGTTGCCTTCGACCAGGCATTCGCCGTGGTGGAAGCCGTTCGCGGTGTCCGTGGCCGTTACAGCGTTTCTCCGGCAACCAAGCTGAAGGCCGTTGTTTCTGTGGACGACGCAGCAACCGAAGCTTCCGTGAATGCATGCCTCGCCATCATCACCGAACTTGGTGGCATCGAAAGCATTACCGTTGGAGTGAAGGCCGCAAAGCCCAAGTTCAGCGCCAGCGCCGTTGTGCCCGGTGGCGAACTCTTCATCCCGCTGGAAGGCATCCTTGACCCGGCTGCAGAAATCGCACGCCTCGAAAAGGAAATCGAAAAGGCCAAGAGCTTTGCCGCATCTATCGAACGCAAACTTTCCAATGAGAAGTTTGTTAGCGGTGCCCCGGAAGCCGTGGTCAACGCCGAACGCGTGAAGCTCGCAACCCAGCAAGATATCATCGCTAAGAACCAGAAAGCTCTTGAAGAGCTGAAGTAA
- a CDS encoding homing endonuclease associated repeat-containing protein codes for MPFTDDIENLFVLSDYKRNTPDEDLIADVKKVAIQLEKNTVTIAEYELYGTFHPSTLQRRFGSWFKVMEVCNLDASRSCLNISEEKLFSNLEKVWTSLGRQPKYCEMRKPLSEYSVGTYEKRFGSFRSALKQFVEYVSSGIENKSKDNESNCKVKKLSKENEEVVHKTKRNISDRLRFQILMRDGFTCKTCGRSPVTELGVKLHVDHIIPWSKGGETIADNLETKCEQCNLGKGNAFDC; via the coding sequence ATGCCGTTTACTGATGATATAGAAAATCTGTTTGTTTTAAGCGATTATAAAAGAAATACGCCGGATGAAGACCTTATTGCCGATGTAAAGAAAGTTGCCATACAACTAGAAAAAAATACAGTAACGATAGCAGAATATGAGCTGTATGGAACGTTCCATCCAAGTACGCTACAAAGAAGATTTGGTTCCTGGTTTAAAGTTATGGAAGTGTGTAATTTAGATGCTAGTCGGAGTTGTTTGAACATTTCAGAAGAAAAATTATTTTCGAATTTAGAGAAGGTTTGGACTAGTTTAGGACGACAACCGAAATATTGTGAAATGAGAAAACCTCTTTCAGAATATTCTGTCGGCACATATGAAAAAAGGTTTGGCAGTTTTCGAAGTGCTTTGAAGCAATTTGTGGAATATGTGTCTAGCGGAATTGAAAATAAATCTAAAGATAACGAATCTAACTGCAAAGTTAAGAAACTTTCAAAAGAAAATGAAGAAGTTGTTCATAAAACGAAAAGAAATATTTCTGATAGATTACGTTTTCAGATATTGATGAGAGATGGTTTTACTTGTAAAACTTGTGGTCGAAGTCCTGTAACAGAATTGGGGGTAAAATTACATGTAGACCATATAATTCCGTGGTCGAAGGGGGGAGAAACCATTGCCGATAATTTGGAGACGAAATGCGAACAATGCAATCTTGGCAAAGGAAATGCTTTTGATTGCTGA
- a CDS encoding valine--tRNA ligase, translating into METRYNSSEVEARWHETWAEKNSFAPSGKGEPFSVVIPPPNVTGALHLGHALNDTLQDILVRYRRKTGRDTLWIPGTDHAGIATQAVVEKRLFQDEHKTRHDIGRDALVERIWKWKEEYEARITKQLKSLGVSCDWSRQRFTLDPICAKAVRHAFFNLFKKGLIYRGKRLVNWDTKLQTAVADDEIYYEHVKGHFWTFKYPLADGSGFIPVSTTRPETIMGDTALAVHPSDERYAQFIGKTLKVPFVDREIPVIADAILVDKDFGTGSVKVTPAHDPNDYATGLRHKLPMINIMNDDGTLNENAGKFQGLKGQAAREAVVAGLEELGLLIKVEDHEMDVGHSDRSKTVIEPYLSDQWFVKMDVLAENAMNAVKSGEIKIIPERYANKYLDWLGEKRDWCISRQLWWGHRIPIWHTDATEEELKAVFGNREDIFFYKAENGGYLVCSQEENLAEDAVPGHVLKQEDDVLDTWFSSGLWPHSTMGWPENTDTLKKYYPTSVLVTSRDIITLWVARMVLFSQENMGTIPFHTVYIHPKILDGNGMTMSKSKGNGVDPMDIEKKYGTDALRFVMASLCTDNQDVRLPVKKEKQEDGTEINTSEKFEIGRNFSNKIWNACRFLYPQLEQAGALAAELPMDKNLFALEDKWILSRLQTTIKDATRMLEEYHFAELAGFLYRFVWDDVCSQYLEIKKAVINSETLTAEKKNAMAILSYVLKNVLDLLHPVMPFITEELNSILFQGSEMVISRPWPTADESLINKDIEAAFDQAFAVVEAVRGVRGRYSVSPATKLKAVVSVDDAATEASVNACLAIITELGGIESITVGVKAEKPKFSASAVVPGGELFIPLEGILDPAAEIARLEKEIEKAKSFAASIERKLSNEKFVSGAPEAVVNAERVKLATQQDIIAKNEKALAELK; encoded by the coding sequence TGTGGAAAAACGCCTGTTCCAGGACGAACACAAGACCCGTCACGACATCGGCCGCGACGCCTTGGTGGAACGCATCTGGAAGTGGAAGGAAGAATATGAAGCTCGCATCACCAAGCAGCTGAAGAGCCTTGGCGTGAGCTGCGACTGGAGCCGTCAGCGCTTCACCTTGGACCCCATCTGCGCCAAGGCTGTTCGCCACGCCTTCTTCAACCTGTTCAAGAAGGGTTTGATCTACCGCGGTAAGCGTCTGGTGAACTGGGACACCAAGCTCCAGACTGCCGTTGCCGACGACGAAATCTATTACGAACATGTGAAGGGTCACTTCTGGACCTTCAAGTATCCTCTGGCCGATGGTTCGGGTTTCATTCCCGTTTCCACCACCCGTCCGGAAACCATCATGGGCGATACCGCTCTTGCCGTGCACCCCAGCGACGAACGCTATGCACAGTTCATCGGCAAGACTCTGAAGGTTCCTTTCGTTGACCGTGAAATTCCGGTGATCGCAGACGCAATTCTCGTGGACAAGGACTTTGGTACCGGTTCCGTGAAGGTGACCCCGGCTCACGACCCCAACGACTATGCTACCGGTCTCCGTCATAAGCTCCCCATGATCAACATCATGAACGACGACGGAACCTTGAACGAAAACGCTGGCAAGTTCCAGGGCCTTAAGGGCCAGGCAGCTCGTGAAGCTGTGGTTGCAGGTCTCGAAGAACTCGGCCTCCTCATCAAGGTGGAAGACCACGAAATGGACGTGGGCCACTCTGACCGTTCCAAGACTGTTATTGAACCGTACCTCAGCGACCAGTGGTTCGTGAAGATGGACGTTCTTGCAGAAAACGCAATGAACGCTGTGAAGTCAGGCGAAATCAAGATTATTCCGGAACGCTACGCCAACAAGTACTTGGATTGGCTTGGCGAAAAGCGCGACTGGTGCATCAGCCGTCAGCTCTGGTGGGGCCACCGCATTCCTATCTGGCACACCGACGCTACCGAAGAAGAACTGAAGGCCGTATTTGGCAACCGCGAAGACATCTTCTTCTACAAGGCTGAAAATGGTGGCTACCTGGTCTGCTCTCAGGAAGAAAACCTGGCAGAAGACGCAGTTCCGGGCCACGTTCTCAAGCAGGAAGACGACGTTCTGGACACCTGGTTCTCCAGTGGTCTCTGGCCCCACTCTACCATGGGTTGGCCGGAAAACACCGACACTCTTAAGAAGTACTACCCCACTTCCGTGCTGGTGACCAGCCGCGACATCATCACCCTCTGGGTGGCTCGCATGGTGCTGTTCAGCCAGGAAAACATGGGTACGATCCCGTTCCACACCGTTTACATCCACCCGAAGATCCTGGACGGCAATGGCATGACCATGAGTAAGTCCAAGGGTAACGGCGTGGACCCCATGGACATCGAAAAGAAGTACGGCACTGACGCGCTCCGCTTCGTGATGGCCAGCCTCTGCACCGACAACCAGGACGTTCGTCTGCCGGTGAAGAAGGAAAAGCAGGAAGACGGTACCGAAATCAACACTTCCGAAAAGTTCGAAATCGGTCGTAACTTCTCTAACAAGATTTGGAACGCTTGCCGCTTCCTCTACCCGCAGCTGGAACAGGCTGGAGCCCTTGCCGCCGAACTTCCCATGGACAAGAATTTGTTCGCACTGGAAGACAAGTGGATCCTTTCTCGCCTGCAGACCACCATCAAGGATGCCACCCGCATGCTGGAAGAATACCACTTCGCAGAACTTGCCGGCTTCCTCTACCGCTTCGTGTGGGATGACGTTTGCAGCCAGTACCTGGAAATCAAGAAGGCTGTGATCAACAGCGAAACCCTCACCGCCGAAAAGAAGAATGCTATGGCCATTCTCAGCTACGTGCTGAAGAACGTCCTTGACCTTCTCCACCCGGTAATGCCCTTCATCACTGAAGAACTGAACAGCATCCTGTTCCAGGGCTCCGAAATGGTGATCAGCCGCCCCTGGCCCACCGCTGATGAATCTCTCATCAACAAGGACATTGAAGCCGCCTTCGACCAGGCCTTCGCCGTTGTGGAAGCCGTTCGTGGTGTCCGAGGCCGCTACAGCGTTTCTCCCGCTACCAAGCTGAAGGCTGTTGTTTCTGTGGACGACGCAGCAACCGAAGCTTCCGTGAATGCATGCCTCGCCATCATCACCGAACTGGGCGGCATTGAAAGCATTACCGTTGGCGTTAAGGCTGAAAAGCCCAAGTTCAGCGCCAGCGCCGTTGTGCCCGGTGGCGAACTCTTCATCCCGCTGGAAGGCATCCTTGACCCGGCTGCAGAAATCGCACGCCTCGAAAAGGAAATCGAAAAGGCCAAGAGCTTTGCCGCATCTATCGAACGCAAACTTTCCAATGAGAAGTTTGTTAGCGGTGCCCCGGAAGCCGTGGTCAACGCCGAACGCGTGAAGCTCGCAACCCAGCAAGATATCATTGCCAAAAACGAGAAGGCTCTAGCTGAGTTGAAGTAA